A region of the Kribbella sp. NBC_01245 genome:
ACCGACGCCGCCGTTCAGGCCCTCGCCCAGTACGCCAGACGAACCGGCCGCGGCGTCGGCGTGGGTCTCGCCGTAGACGCCGATCCAGGTGCGGCCCACGCCCGAGACGCCGGTGGGGCCGTCACCAGCCACGCCGTGGCCCCCGGTCGTCGACTCGGTGTGGCCGAAGACGCCGTGCCAGGTCTTCCCCTCGCCGACCACCCCGACGCCGTTGCTCTGCCCGTACACGCCCGGCCCAGGGTTCTTGGCCGGGTCAGGCGGATCGGGGATGGGCACCTCGCTGATGCCGACGACAGCCCCGTGCCCCGGGGCGTAGCTGACGCCACGCACGCCGTTGAACACGTTGCTCTCGCCGTACACACCACCGTCGAAGTCCGCATGTCCGGTCTGGTTCCGGCTGATGACTGGATCGTCCTTGTACGCAGGCATAGGTGATCTCCCTTTGATTACTGGCTGTTGTTGGCCTCTATGAGCTCGCGGCCAGGTCCGCTGCTGAGTAGAACGCTGTCACTGCCGACTCGCCCAGACCAGCCGAGCGTGTCACTGAGTGACCTCGCGGCTCCCAGGTGTGCCTCTTTGGGCAGCAACAGATCCCAGCGGAAGTGTCATGCTGGCGGCGGGGTGTAGTTCTGCGATGACAGAGGGGGAGATATGGACGATCACACGGTGGCGGGGCGGGTAGCGGCGATTCTTGACGCCGTCTCTGCCGGCCCAGGGCCGGCAACGTTGGCCAGGCTGGCAGCCGAAACATGCATTCCCAAGCCCACTGTCCGCCGGATCGCCAACCAACTCGTCGACCAGCGCATGCTCCGGCGCGATCCCCAGGGATACCGCCTTGGCCTTCGCTTGATCGAGCTGGGCGGTGATGCTGCGACGCAGCTCGGCACAGCGGAGCTCGCGGCGCCGTTTGTACACGAGCTGCACGAGCGAACTCGCCAGATCGCCTGGGTGGGCACAGTCGACCATGACTCGCTTGTCGTCCTGGACACCGCCTATGCGCGGGAGCACGCTCCGATTATGGCCGCCGCGTGGTCCTCACGGCTTCCGATGACTGCACCAACGGCAGCAGCAAACCTCATCCTCGCGGCGAAACCAGCGCACGTGGAGCAGATTCTCCGATCCGGCGGCCCGACCAGGCTCACCCCCCACACCGTCACCAGCCCGCGCCTGCTACTCGGCAAGCTGCAGCGCGCCGCAGATACCGGCATCGCCCACGAGTGGGAAGAGACGCGACTCGGCTGGTGGTGCTGCGCCATGCTGGTACCCGCTCCCGCAGCGACCTACATCTTCGGTTTGACTGCGGAGACACACCGGACGCCAATGGCCTGCGGTGTCACCCAACTGCAGCGGGTCGCCGAACACTTTGGGCGCGAAGTGAACTGGCAGGCGCGGGTGTCGACGGCTCGGTAGTAGCCCACGAGGACGGCTGTGGCCTGATTGCCGGGTGCCGTCTTGGACAAGCCAGATCAGCAGCTCGTAGGTGTCGCGGCGGCGCACCTCCGGGAGAACCATCTGCTCGGTATCGAGTGCACGCTTCTTTTGTCAGCCGCGGCGGGTCCATTGTTCGAGGACTACGAGGGTTTTGGTGCTGGCGATGGCTTCGGCGGACCGTAGCGAGCTGACGACCCGGCGCAGGTCCTCCACGCCCTCGACCTGGATCCGGACCAAGGCGTCGGGGTCGCCTGCGAGCGTGAGCACCTCCTGGACCTCGGGGATCTGCGCGACGAATTCCATGATCTGCGCGAGGTCGAGGTCGTCGGCGAAGTGGAGTTCGGTCATCGCCTCGATGCCGGTCGCGATCCGGCCGTGGTTGATCTTCACGGTGTACCGCTCGATCACGCCGAGCTTCTCCAGCCGCGCGATCCGCCGCTGCACCGGCGCGACGGTGAGCCCGACCGCGGTCGCGATCTCGCGCAGCGGGCGGCGGGCGTTCTCCCGCAGGAGATCGAGGATCCTTCGATCGGTCTGGTCCAGGGTCGCTTGATCGGTCACGCAACAAACTCTACTCCGCAGGCGAGGTTTGTTGCGTGCGGAACTGGCTAATCGTCGTGGAGGTTGCGGGTCGTCGCCAAACTCGACGATGCAGCTTGTGGCGCAGCCGCTCAGACCTCAGGCTCGGGGGAACCGCCGCGGAACCCCTGGAGAGCCGATGACGACGACCATCGACCCCGCCGAGATCACTGTGGAGCGCGTCGCCGCGCCGCCGTACGACCTCGACGATCGGTTCCGGCCGTCCGGGCCGCCGACGCTGCTGACCGGCGTACAGGCGATCGCGCGGCTTCTCGTCGAGCATCGCGCGCTCGACCGGCGTCGGGGGATGCGTACCGCCTCCTTCGTTTCCGGCTACCAGGGCAGCCCGCTCGGCGGACTCGACAAGCTGTTGGCTGATCTGCGGGAAGTGCTCGACGAGAACGACATCCGCTTCGTCCCCGGCCTCAACGAGGAACTCGCCGCGACGTCGGTCTGGGGCAGCCAGATCGACCTGCCGCGGGGGACCGGCACTCACGAAGGCGTCACCGGCTTCTGGTACGGCAAGGGCCCAGGCGTGGATCGCGCGACCGACGCCCTGCGCCACGCCAACATGTACGGCGTCAACCCGCGCGGTGGCGCCGTACTCCTGGTCGGTGACGACCCAGCCTCGAAGTCCTCGACCGTGCCGGCGGTGAGCGAGCGGTCGTTGGCGGCGCTGGGTATC
Encoded here:
- a CDS encoding IclR family transcriptional regulator, which produces MDDHTVAGRVAAILDAVSAGPGPATLARLAAETCIPKPTVRRIANQLVDQRMLRRDPQGYRLGLRLIELGGDAATQLGTAELAAPFVHELHERTRQIAWVGTVDHDSLVVLDTAYAREHAPIMAAAWSSRLPMTAPTAAANLILAAKPAHVEQILRSGGPTRLTPHTVTSPRLLLGKLQRAADTGIAHEWEETRLGWWCCAMLVPAPAATYIFGLTAETHRTPMACGVTQLQRVAEHFGREVNWQARVSTAR
- a CDS encoding Lrp/AsnC family transcriptional regulator, with translation MTDQATLDQTDRRILDLLRENARRPLREIATAVGLTVAPVQRRIARLEKLGVIERYTVKINHGRIATGIEAMTELHFADDLDLAQIMEFVAQIPEVQEVLTLAGDPDALVRIQVEGVEDLRRVVSSLRSAEAIASTKTLVVLEQWTRRG